CGGCATGGCAGGAGTTTTTCGGACGCGCGCTCCTGCGCCACGCCAAGGCTGACCCGCGCGTCGTCGGCATCACCGGCGCGATGCCGTCGGGCACCGGCCTCGCGCACTTGGCCGCGGCGCTGCCGCGCCAGTTCTTCGATGTCGGCATCGCCGAGGAACACGCCGTGCTCTTTGCCGCCGGCCTCGCGACCAGGGACATCCGCCCGGTCGTCGCGATTTATTCCACGTTTCTCCAGCGCGGTTTCGACCAGGTCATCCACGACGTGTGCCTGCAAAACCTGCCGGTCACCTTCTGCCTCGACCGCGCCGGGCTTTCACCGAACGACGGCCCGACCCACCACGGGCTCTTTGACATCGCCTTCCTGCGGTCCGTGCCGAATGCCGTCGTCATGCAGCCGAAGGACGAGGACGAACTCGCCGACATGCTGCACACCGCGCTCGCGCATCGCGGCCCGGCGTTCATCCGTTACCCGCGCGGCCCGGCGGTCGGCGTCGCGGTGAAACCCGAGCCGGTCGCGCTGCCGACCGGGCAGGCGGAGGTTTTGCGGCAAGGCTCGAACATCATCATCTGGGCGCTCGGCCCGATGGTTTACGAGGCGCTCGCCCTCGCCGAGCGCCTGGAGGCCGGGCAGCAACTCTCCGTCGGCGTGGTCAACGCCCGTTTCGTCAAGCCGCTCGACCGCGAACTCCTGCTGAGCCAGGCGGCGGTGGTGCCGCTGCTCGTGACGATGGAGGACCACGTGCTCGCCGGCGGTTTCGGGAGCGCGGTGCTGGAGGCGTTGCAGGATGCCGAATGCCCGGCCGCGGTCGAACGCATCGGCTGGCCGGACCAGTTCATCGAGCACGGCAACGACGTCGAGACGCTCCGTGCCGCGCACGGCCTCACGCCGGATGAAATCCACCAACGCATCCTCGCCCGCTGGCGCAACCTGCATCCGATCGGCGTCGAGGCCGGAGCGTGAATCCATCACAATCGTTCTCGTTCTCTCTTCTGTTTCCGTGACGTTTCGAGAACGAGTAATACCAATTACGAACGAAATTTATCCTTTTGGCCGGCCTCCGTGCCGGTCCGGTTTGGGTAGGGCGAGGCGTCCCGCCGAGCCGTTGCGGCTCGCGGCTCGGCGGGACGCCTCGCCCTACCTGAAATATAAATTCCATTCGTAATTGGTGTAAGGGAACGAGAACGATTTATTATGGATACAGCACGCGCTCCAGGAACAAACCCTGCGGCGGCGCGGTGGGCAGCAGCGGCGTGCGTTTTCCCGTGGCGAGCAATTCCCTGATTTGTCCGGGCGTCATTTTGCCTTCGCCCGCCGCCGCCAGCGCGCCGACGAGGCTGCGCACCATCTTGTAGAGGAAGCCGTCGGCCTCGGCGTTCACGCGGATGCGCGCGCCGCGGCGGGTCACGTCGAGCCGGCGCAGTTCGCGCACGGTGTTTTCGCGCGGGGGCCCGTTGAGCGCGGAGAACGCGCGGAAATCGTGGCGCCCGCGCAGCACCGCCGCCGCCGCCTGCATCGCGGCGAAATCGAGCGGGCGCCCGCAGGCCCACACATGGGGACGAGTGAACGGATCAGGATCGCCGAGATGAATGTGATAGGCGTAGATTTTGCCGGTCGCGGAAAAGCGGGAGTGAAATGTCTCCGGCGCCTCGCGCACCGATTTGATCTGGATCGCCCGCGGTAAGCCGGCCCCCAGCGCGGCGCGCAGTTTTTCCGCGCCGTGCCGCCACGGGGCGTCGAAATGGAAAACCTGTCCGCGCGCGTGCACCCCCGCATCGGTGCGACCACTGGCGTGGATGCGGATGAGCCGCCCGAAAATCGTTTCCACGCGCGCCTCGATGATGTCCTGGATGGCGTCGCCGCCGCGCTGGCTCTGCCAGCCGGCAAAGGGGGCCCCGTCGTAGGCGCAGACGCATTTCCAGCGTGTCGTTTTCTCGGTCCCGGCGCTCACCGTCCCGTGTCCTCCGATCCGGGTTCGTCCTCGGCCTCGAAACCCGCGGGCGGGGCGAGCGGGATGGCTTGCTCGAGGTAGTCCTGGAGGATGAGTGTCGCGGCCCGCGAATCGATCAGGCCGCTGGCGCGCACATCGCGGCGCTTCGATTTCGGAATCGACGCCTCGGCTTCATAGGACGTGAGCCGTTCGTCCACGAAATGAACCGGCAGGCCGAGTTCGTTTTTCAGACGGGTGGCGAATTTTTCCACTTCCCGCGCCTTGAAGCCGGCGGTGTCGTCCATGTTGAGCGGAAGACCGATTACGAGGTCGGTGACGCGGCGCTGGCGCGCGCAGGCGAGGAGCGCGGCCCAGCGTTTCTCGGGCTCCGCATCCGTGAGCGCGGGCAGCGGCGTGGCCACGCCGATTTCATCGCCGTAGCTCAACCCGATGCGGCGTTCGCCGTAATCTATGCCGAGGCATCGCATGTCAGAATCGTTCTTTGATTAATTTATGGCCCCACTTTTCCGCACCGGCTGCCCGAAGGCGAAGGGCGGGTTGGTGTCCGCGAAGGGGTGCGCCTCGAAAAGCTGGTCGAGCGTGGCTTGGAAGGTGTCCTGCCGGTCGAGTTCCCGGATGGCGTCGTGGTAGTGCTTGATGAGCGGGTCGAGGCCGTCGATGGTGTCGCCCGCGGGATCTTCGCCGTGGTTTTCGAAGCGGTGTTTGAACTCGGCCAGCGTGATACGGTTCAGGGGCAGGGCGGGTTGGTAAAGATATTCGCCCGGGGCGTCGTGCTCGCCGGGCGGGACACGCGAGACCAGGCCCAGGTCGGTGAGGCGGTTGATGCACTCGTTGAGAATTTGCGTGGGCACCGTCACCGCCGTGCTGATCTGGGTGAGCGTGCAGGGCGGCAGGCAGGCCTGGAAGCGGCGCGCGATGGTGAGAAAAACCCCCAGCGTGAGGCGTTCGCGCGTGGACTCGGTGAGCGTGCCCCAGGCGACCTGGCTGTTGCGGAAATGCACGTTTTGCACGGCGTAGCTGATTTGCCCGCCGATGAGCACAATCATCCAGAAAATATACAGGCCGAACATCAGCACGAGGACCACGCCGAGCGATCCGTAGAGGCTGCGGGTCATGTTGACGCGGCTGAAATAGAGAAACGCGAGGAGATTGTTGCCGACCAGCATCACCGCCATGGCCACCGCGCCGGCAAAGGCCGCGCGCCAGTGGACGTGCGTGTTGGGGATGTAGCGGTAGAAAAGCGTGAGCACGCCGAGCACCAGCGCGATGGACAGGACGGGCAGCAGGAATTTCGCGATTTGGAGGATATGGGCGCCGAAGGGAATCTTCTCGTCGAAAAACGCGACGAAGGTCGCGGCCGACACGGTGCCCACGGCGATGAAAAACAGGACGGCGCCGAGCGACAGGATCGTCCAGTAGAAAACCACCCGCGTGAGCCAGGAGCGCCCGCGCCGCACGCCCCAGATGTCGTTGAACACGCCCTCGATTCCGCTGAACAGGAAAAGCACGATCACGATGAACGAAATCGCGCTCACGCCGCCCACCGCCCCGGAGCGCGCGCTGGCGACGAAGTTGTTGATGAGCTCGACGATTTCCGGACGCACGACTTTCTCGGCCGGTGCGGAGTCGCCGTCGCCGTTGTCCGCGGGCGGAGGGTTTTCAAACGCGGGCATGCGGCGGCCGTCGTCCTCCTCCTGCTGGCGCAGGTCCTCGTATTGGTCCACCTGCGGGGCGATGAACGTGATCAACTCGTTGAGTTTGTCCGCGACGAAATCGGGATTGTTTTTGATGGTGAAGCCGGCGACGAGCACGGCCAGCGCGACCAGCGGGCCGAGGCTGAGGAGCGTGGTGAAGCTGAGCGCGGCCGCGCGGCTGGTGGCGCGGGTGGCGAGGATTCCGGTGACCGTGATGGAGACGATGCGCAAGAACGCATAGGCGAGACCGCGCGGAGTGCGGTCGGCGATGTATTGAGGCTGCCAGATTTCCTTTTTGAAGAGGTGGGCAGTTCGTTTCCAGAGGGTGGGCAATGGCCGCGGCATGGTAAGAAGCGCGCCGCGATCTCCGATGCCGGCGCGGCTAGCTGGCCAGACAATACGCAAGGAAAACGATGCCTGCCAAGCCTGCGGTTGCGGCGAACGCAAGCCCCCGGCGCGTGGCGGCGAAGGTGGCGAACCACAGACCGGCGGCGGCAAGCAGCGCCGCGCCGAGCGCCGCGGGCTGTTCCTGCAACCAAAACAACGAGCCAAGGAATCCCAGCCCGACCGCGGCGCGCAGGCGGATGATCTTGCCCAGGGAGGAACTCACACCCGCGGCAAGCACGGCAAAGGCGAGCACGAGGTCGATTGCGCCGAGAAGCACGAAGGGGTGCGTGAGGATTTTCGCGATTCCGGATGCCGAATCCGCCGGAGCCGCAGGCGTGATGAAAAACGGGAGCACGAGCGCGAGCGCGCCGGCGAGGAGCAGCGCGATGCAGGCGGGGCGGCGGGGCAGGGAAGGGGAGGCGGCGAGGCTCGCTGGCGCGGCGGCGTTCCCGTCGCCGGACGAGGTGCCGGCCTCGTCATCCTTGTCCGCGCGCTGGCGTGCGCCCGGCGGCGGGGACGCCGCCGCTCGGGAGAAAAGGCGGGAGCTGATTGCGGTGTTTCCGCCGATGGCCACCCATTGTTCGCTTTCGGCCTCGTAATAAAGCATGTCCCGGGTGAGTTGTCCGCGGACCGCGAGTTGGGCGAGCTGGTCGAATGTGAACGGGCCGCGCGCCTCGTCGTCGGAAGCGGAGCGGATGTAGAATTCGTGCTGGGTGTCGGACATCGGGACGATTGAATGTGAAGGCAGATGCGACGGCGGCAAGCGTGTTGTCCTTGCCGGGGTCTTTCCTCTTTATTCTTTATCTTTCCTCTTTCGTCAGGAACGAGCAGGCGGAAAGAGAAAGAACAAAGGGACAAGAGAACGATTTATTGCATGCGAAAACATCAGGCGACTTGGGTGCGCGCGGCGCTGCCGCCGAACAGTTCGCGCAGCATGCTCCACGCTTTGCGCAGGCCGGCGGGCTGGATGCCGCCGAGTTTGTAGATCTGCGCGAGCTGCTCCTCATGGTCGCGATAGCGCGGCGGCAGGATGAACAGCGTGCTCTCCCCGTCGCGGACGGTGGAGAAAAACAATCCCTTGCCGATGTAAGGCCCGGAGACGGCGACGACGGTGCGGCGTTCGGGCATGACCAGCCAGGGTTTATAGGCGAAAACGAGCCGGCCATTTTCGGGTTCGTTCAGCAGCCGTCCGTAAGTGCGGATCGGCACGCCTTTCAGATGGCCGCCGCTGAAGAGTTTGTTGGCATCGGGTTTCAGCCGGAACCGTTTCCGGCGCAGCGTGAAGAAATCCCAGCAAAAGGCCGTGCCGAAAATCGTCAGCCGGAACGCCCAGCCCGCCACGAAAAATGCGACCAGGATGATGGCGATGGACAGAAACAGGCTCGTGGTCGGCGAGAAATGCGCGGTGGCGGTGACGGCGGCGAGGAGGCTGGCGCGGGCGCCCTTGAGCGCCGCGTCGATCGCGCCCCACGGACTGAGCAGGATGAGGACGTTGATCGCGTGCGAGGCCATCCAGACGACGGCGAAAATGATGATGCCGGCGGGCACGGTGACGAGGTTGAGCAGCCAGGAAAGATCGACCGCGCCGAGATGAATCATCGCGAGGCCGGCGCCGTCGAGCGCATGGCCGGCGGAGGCGGCGGTGCTTCCGCCGCCGACGAGCATGCCGCTCAGCGAATCCATGGTGAGCGGCACCACGGCGCCGGCGGCCACGAGGCCGGACGCCTTGTTTTCAACGGTCTCCAGGATATCGAGCGGCTTTTTCCAGCCGGGCGGCAGTATTGCGCCGAGCGCATCCTTGCTGGCGCAGGCGAGCGCGATCAGCAGCGCCGGAAGAAAAAAGGAGGGCTGCGCGTACCACGAGAGCTGCGCGCGGGCGGCGGAGTCGGTCGTCCAGTATTTGTAAGCGCCATACGCGCCGGTGCCGAGCAGCGGGGAAATGGCGATGCCGGTGATGGTCGCGACGGAGGTCGTGATGGCGCCGATGCGCGACTGGTCCGGGGAGGATGTCGTCTGCGGGGCGGGGTTGGTGGCGGCGAGAAGCGGCGTGGCGAGCGTCGCCAGCAACGTGGCGAGCAGCAGAATCGGAGCGATGCGTTTCATGCAAGGGAGGGATGGCGTGAGTGACCTGACCGATGACTGGCGGAAAACAATATCCGGGTTTAGGCGCTTGGAAAGCCTGCAAATCAGCGCGGGACGCAGAGCCAAAGCCGCATTTGCACGGACAGCGCGGACAGGCATGTCCGAGGGCGGGGCGCTATTTTGTCCCGCGCAAATCGGCCATGATCTTTGCCGCGGCCTCGGCGGGCGAGGGCGCTTTCAAAATGGGACGGCCGACGACGATGTAACTCGATCCGGCGCGGGCGGCCTCGGCGGGTGTCATGATGCGTTTCTGGTCGTCGCCGCCGGCCTCGCCGGCGGGGCGAATGCCGGGAGTGACGAGTTGCACGTCGGCCGGCAGTTCGCGGCGAAGCGCGGTGACTTCCAGCGGCGAACAGACCAGCCCCCGCAGCCCCGAGTCGATGGCGAGACGCCCGAGGCGCGAGACCTGCGCGTCGGGCGCGGCGGCGACGCCGGTTTCGGCCAGCCCGGCGGCGTTCATCGAGGTGAGCACGGTGACGCCGAGGAGGAGCAGGCCGGGCTTCGTGGCGCGGCGGGCGGCGTCGGCCGCGGTCATCATTTCCCGTCCGCCGCAGGTGTGCAGCGTAAGCATGCCGATGGGAAGCGAGGCGAGCGACTCGACGGCCTTGGCCACGGTGTTGGGGATGTCGTGCAGCTTGAGGTCGAGGAAAATGTCAAACCCCTCGTCGGCGACGGCGCGCACATAATCGGGGCCGTGGGCGGTAAACATTTGCAGGCCGATTTTCACCCAGCGCAGCGAACCGCGCAACTGGCGGAGAATGGGCGCGGCTTCTTCGCGCGTGGGAACGTCGAGGGCGAGGATCAGGTCGGTGGGCATGTTTGGAATGCGGATTTCGGAATGCGGAATGCGGAATTTTTGGGAGCTGCCGCTCCCGTTTGCGTCTGGCGCGGAAGCGCCAAATTCCGCATTCCGCATTCTCCGGGCCGCCTTTCAAGCTTCAATTGCGCGGGCGAATACACTTTGATGACGCCGCATGGACGCAGTCACCGTCTTTTCCCCGGCCAAAATCAACCTGTTCCTCGCCATCACGGGACGGCGCGCGGATGGATTTCACGAACTGGTGTCTGTGGCCGCGCAGCTGGAGTTTGGCGACCGGCTGCGCGTGGAGACGACGGGGCGGGGCAGGGGAGGGCAGGACGGAACAATGGAGCGGGACGACGGTGATGCTTTCTCGCTCGAATGCGCGGGCTCATGCACGGCGGATGCCGGCGCGGGCGACGAATCACACCCGCATCCCGTGCCGCTCGACGAAACCAACTTGGTGCTGCGTGCCGCGCGCGCATTTCGCGCCGCGTCGGGCTGGACCGGCGGGGCGAGGTTTTTTCTGGAAAAACGCATCCCCGTCGGCGCGGGACTCGGCGGCGGCAGCAGCAATGCCACCGCGACGCTGCGCGCGCTCAACCTGCTGGCCGCACGTGACGACGACGGCAATGGCCGCGCGGCGCTCCCGGACGCGCGTCTCGCGGAGATCGCGGCGGGACTCGGCTCGGACTGCGCGTTGTTTCTGCGCGACGCGCCGGTCGTGATGCGCGGGCGCGGCGAGCGGATCGAGACGCTGCCGGCTGGTGCTGCGGAGCGGTTGCGCGGCCGCCGCCTGCTGGTGTTCAAACCCGATGTCGGCGTGAGCACCGCCTGGGCCTATGCGCGCATGGCAGCGACGCCGGAGCACTCCTATCTGCCGCCGGCCGACGCGGAAGCACGCCTGCACCGATGGTCAATCGCGCGACCCGGCACGGAATTTTTCGGTCTCGACACGCTTCTCTTTAATAACATGCAGCCGGCTGCCTTTGGCAAATTCATTGCACTGCCGGTGCTGCTCGAAAAACTGCGTGGCGAATTCGGTCTGTCGGTGATGATGAGTGGAAGCGGAAGCGCGTGTTTTGCACTGCTGCCGGATGCGATGACCGCAACCGACGTGGCCAAAATTGTCGGCTGTATCCACGCCGCCTGGGGCAGAGAGGCTTTTGTCGTGGAAACGAAAATCCGCTGAAATCCCCTAAACCCAAGATTGACCGCCCTGCCTTGGCTGTCGTTATGCTGTGTGACGCCGCCTTGTGCTGTTTTCGACCAGTCCACGCGCGCCGGGCGGCAAAACAACCTTACATGCCAGAATCAGGAACCCAAAACGAAATCGTCGTCCAAGGCATCGCCGCATCCCAAGGCATCGCATATGGGCAGGTGTTCCTTTATGTCAAAAACGACGTCGAATTCCCCTCGTATCAAATCGACGCCGACAAACGCGTGGAGGAAATCGC
This genomic stretch from Termitidicoccus mucosus harbors:
- a CDS encoding 4-(cytidine 5'-diphospho)-2-C-methyl-D-erythritol kinase, which produces MDAVTVFSPAKINLFLAITGRRADGFHELVSVAAQLEFGDRLRVETTGRGRGGQDGTMERDDGDAFSLECAGSCTADAGAGDESHPHPVPLDETNLVLRAARAFRAASGWTGGARFFLEKRIPVGAGLGGGSSNATATLRALNLLAARDDDGNGRAALPDARLAEIAAGLGSDCALFLRDAPVVMRGRGERIETLPAGAAERLRGRRLLVFKPDVGVSTAWAYARMAATPEHSYLPPADAEARLHRWSIARPGTEFFGLDTLLFNNMQPAAFGKFIALPVLLEKLRGEFGLSVMMSGSGSACFALLPDAMTATDVAKIVGCIHAAWGREAFVVETKIR
- a CDS encoding YihY/virulence factor BrkB family protein, whose protein sequence is MPRPLPTLWKRTAHLFKKEIWQPQYIADRTPRGLAYAFLRIVSITVTGILATRATSRAAALSFTTLLSLGPLVALAVLVAGFTIKNNPDFVADKLNELITFIAPQVDQYEDLRQQEEDDGRRMPAFENPPPADNGDGDSAPAEKVVRPEIVELINNFVASARSGAVGGVSAISFIVIVLFLFSGIEGVFNDIWGVRRGRSWLTRVVFYWTILSLGAVLFFIAVGTVSAATFVAFFDEKIPFGAHILQIAKFLLPVLSIALVLGVLTLFYRYIPNTHVHWRAAFAGAVAMAVMLVGNNLLAFLYFSRVNMTRSLYGSLGVVLVLMFGLYIFWMIVLIGGQISYAVQNVHFRNSQVAWGTLTESTRERLTLGVFLTIARRFQACLPPCTLTQISTAVTVPTQILNECINRLTDLGLVSRVPPGEHDAPGEYLYQPALPLNRITLAEFKHRFENHGEDPAGDTIDGLDPLIKHYHDAIRELDRQDTFQATLDQLFEAHPFADTNPPFAFGQPVRKSGAIN
- the ruvX gene encoding Holliday junction resolvase RuvX, producing MRCLGIDYGERRIGLSYGDEIGVATPLPALTDAEPEKRWAALLACARQRRVTDLVIGLPLNMDDTAGFKAREVEKFATRLKNELGLPVHFVDERLTSYEAEASIPKSKRRDVRASGLIDSRAATLILQDYLEQAIPLAPPAGFEAEDEPGSEDTGR
- the pyrF gene encoding orotidine-5'-phosphate decarboxylase, with product MPTDLILALDVPTREEAAPILRQLRGSLRWVKIGLQMFTAHGPDYVRAVADEGFDIFLDLKLHDIPNTVAKAVESLASLPIGMLTLHTCGGREMMTAADAARRATKPGLLLLGVTVLTSMNAAGLAETGVAAAPDAQVSRLGRLAIDSGLRGLVCSPLEVTALRRELPADVQLVTPGIRPAGEAGGDDQKRIMTPAEAARAGSSYIVVGRPILKAPSPAEAAAKIMADLRGTK
- the truA gene encoding tRNA pseudouridine(38-40) synthase TruA codes for the protein MSAGTEKTTRWKCVCAYDGAPFAGWQSQRGGDAIQDIIEARVETIFGRLIRIHASGRTDAGVHARGQVFHFDAPWRHGAEKLRAALGAGLPRAIQIKSVREAPETFHSRFSATGKIYAYHIHLGDPDPFTRPHVWACGRPLDFAAMQAAAAVLRGRHDFRAFSALNGPPRENTVRELRRLDVTRRGARIRVNAEADGFLYKMVRSLVGALAAAGEGKMTPGQIRELLATGKRTPLLPTAPPQGLFLERVLYP
- a CDS encoding DUF4339 domain-containing protein, translating into MSDTQHEFYIRSASDDEARGPFTFDQLAQLAVRGQLTRDMLYYEAESEQWVAIGGNTAISSRLFSRAAASPPPGARQRADKDDEAGTSSGDGNAAAPASLAASPSLPRRPACIALLLAGALALVLPFFITPAAPADSASGIAKILTHPFVLLGAIDLVLAFAVLAAGVSSSLGKIIRLRAAVGLGFLGSLFWLQEQPAALGAALLAAAGLWFATFAATRRGLAFAATAGLAGIVFLAYCLAS